TCGACCAGTTGGGGCCGGCCAAAGCCTTTGAGCAGGCGGGCCAGCTCGGCGGCGCGATAGCTGATCGAAGCGGAGAAGTTCTCCAGCCTGAGCAGGGTGCGCGCGTGCTCCGCACCGAGCCCGGCCGGCAGATGTGCGGCGGCCATCGGTTCGAAGGGCGAGCCGAGCGCCCCCGAGAGCAGCGCCACCGCCGCCTCGTCGGCGAGATCCTCCCAGATCAGCGTGACGATGCGCTCAGGCCGCGGCAGCACGCGGAAGGTCACCTCGGTCAGGAAGCCGAGCGTGCCGAAGCTGCCGCAGACGAGCTTGACCAGGTCGAGGCCGGTGACGTTCTTCATCACCCGTCCGCCGGATTTCACCAGTTCGCCGCGGCCGTTGATCAGCTTGATGCCGATCAGGGAGTCGCGAGCGGCCCCGGCATTGATCCGGCGTGGGCCGGAGATGTTGCCGGCCGCGATCGCGCCGATCGTCGGCTCGCCTTCCGTGCCGAACAAAGCGCGGTGGTCCATCGGCTCGAAGGGCAGCATCTGGCCACGGCTTGCCAGCGTCTCCTCGATCAGCTTCAGCGGCGTGCCGGCTCTGGCGCCGATCACCATCTCGGAGGGCTCATACAGGGTGATGCCGGTGAGCTCGGCGCTGGAGATCGTGCTGACGGCGTTGTCCGGCCGGCCGAGGCCGGAGCGGGTGCCGCCGCCGCGGATGGCGAGCGGAACGCGCGCCTCGACGATCGAGGCGACGACGGCGCAGGCCTGCGCCTCTGTGGTGGGCGTGTGGAGCATCAGGCCGCGATCCGCCCTTCGAGGGGGAACACTTTCGCCGGGTTCATCAACCAGCGCGGATCGAACACCGCCCTGACCCGCTGCTGCTGGTGCAGGTCGACCTCGTTGAACTGTACGGTCATCAGATCGCGCTTCTCGATGCCAACGCCGTGCTCGCCGGTCAGGCAGCCGCCGACCTCGACGCAGAGCCGGAGAATGTCGTTGCCAGCGTCCTCGGCCTTCTGCGCCTCGACCGGGTCGTTGCAGTTGTAGAGGATCAGCGGGTGAAGATTGCCGTCGCCGGCATGGAAGACATTGGCGACGCGCAGGCCATAGCCCTTGATGATCTCGTCCATGCGCTCGAGCACGAAGGGCAATTGCCCGGTCGGGATCGTGCCGTCCATGCAGATATAGTCGGCGATACGGCCGGTCGCGCCGAAGGCGGACTTGCGGCCCTTCCAGATCGCCGCCGTCTCCATTGCCGACTTGCTCTCCTTGACCGTTCCGACGCCATGCTCCCTGGCGATCGCAACGATGCGGGCGAGCTGCGCGTCCATCTCGGCCTCCGAACCCTCGACCTCGATGATCAGCAGCGCGCCGCAATCCATCGGATAGCCGGCATGGGCGAACGCCTCGCAGATCTCGATCGCCGGCTTGTCCATGAACTCCATCGCCACCGGGATGATGCCGGCGCCGATGATGGCGGCGACCGCGGCACCGGCCTCGACGCTGGTCGGGAAGCCGAACAGCACAGGGCGCGCGCCCTCGGCCTGGCGCAGGATGCGGACCGTCGCCTCGGTGACGATGCCGAGCTGACCCTCGGAGCCGACGATCAGGCCAAGCAGGTCGTAGCTGGGCGCGTCGAGATGGGCGCCACCGATCTCGACGATGCTCCCATCCAACATGACCAGGGTGACCCCCAGCACATTATTGGTGGTGACGCCGTATTTCAGGCAATGGGCGCCGCCCGAGTTCATGCCGATATTGCCGCCGATCGAGCAGGCGAGCTGCGAGGACGGATCGGGCGCGTAGAAGAAGCCGTCGGCCGAGACGGCGCCGGTGACGGCGAGGTTGGTGACGCCGGCCTGCACCTTCGCCACCCGGTTGGCATAGTCGATCTCCAGGATGCGGTTCATCTTGGAGACGCCGATCACCACAGCGTCCTCCTGAGGGATCGCCCCGCCGGCGAGCGAGGTGCCGGCGCCGCGCGGCACCACCGGCACGCCGGCTTCAGAGCAATAGCGCAGCACCGCCGCGACCTCTTGCGTGGTCGAGGGCAGCACGACTGCGAGCGGCATGCGGCGATAGGCAGTCAGAGCGTCGGTCTCATAGGGGCGCCGTTCGTCCTCGGAGGTAATCAGCGCATCGGGCGCGACCAACTGGCTGAGGCCGGCGAGGATGGCGTCGCGGCGGGCGAGGATGCCGGCATCGGGCACCGGAAAGGCGATCGCACTCATGAAACTCGGTCCTCCGTCCCTCGCCAGTACCCGTCACGCTGGGCGGCCGCGGGCCCCGTCTCGCAGGATGGGGCAGGGCGCCTCGGCGCGACTCTAGAATACTTCCACACGGGACGCAGCGGGAGTAACGTGCATGATTATTTCCAAAACAGAAAAGGTTGGGGACGCATGGACCGGTTCGGCGACCTCGACGTCTTCGCCCATGTCGTCACCGCCAAGAGCATGTCCGCCGCCGCGCGCGAACTCAACCTCTCGCCGGCGGTCATCTCCAAGCGCATCCGCCGCCTGGAGGATCGGCTCGGCGTGCGCCTGCTCCAGCGCACCACGCGCCAGCTCTCGCTGACCGAGGCGGGGCAGGGCTTCTACGAGCGGGTCGTCTCGATCCTCGGCTCGATCGAGGAGGCGGAGGCCTGGGTCGCCAGCGGCGCCGGCCAGGCGCGCGGGACCTTGCGCGTTTCGGCGCCGACCTCGTTCGGGCGCATGCATGTCGCGCCGCATCTCAAGCCTTTCCTCGACGGCAATCCGGCGGTGAACGTCGAGCTGATCCTCAGCGACGCCTTCGTCGACATCGTCGCCGATGGCTTCGACCTCGCGATCCGGATCGCAGACCTGCGCGATTCCAGCCTGGTGGCGAAGCGGCTGGCGCCGAACCACCGCGTGCTGTGCGCGACGCCGGGCTACCTGTCCGCCCACGGCACGCCCGGAACGATCGAGGACCTGTCGCGCCATACGCTCATCGCCCACAATGCCGACCAGTGGCGCCTCGACGGGCCGGAGGGCCAGGTGACGGTCAAGATCAATGGCCAGTTGCGGACCAATTCCAGCGAGGTGGTGCGCGAGGCGCTGCTGGCCGGTGTCGGCATCGCCCTGCGCTCCACCTGGGATGTCGGGCCGGAGCTGAAATCGGGCGCCCTGGCGCGGGTGCTGCCGGCCTATTCAGTCGGCAAGCGCGTCGCTGTCTACGCGGTCTATCCGAGCCGCCGGCACATGGAGCACAAGGTGCGTGCCTTCGTCGACTATCTCGCCGAGCTTTACGGGGCGACACCGTACTGGGACGAAGGGTTGGCGCTTTAGCCGTCTACGCCGAGCCGGATTGCGCCGCCGTGCTTGCCCCTGGCAGCTCAGCGGGCTAACCCGCTGTCCAACGATTTCCAGCGCTTCCAGCATCCGAGACACGTACCCATGTCCGCCGACAAGTCCGCCCCTGCCAAGCTGAAGGCCCGCCAGCCGCGCGGTTTCGTCGATCGCGGTCCGGCCGATGTCGCCGCCACCGAGCGCATGCTCGCCGTGATCCGCGAGAGCTTCTCGCTCTATGGCTTCGACCCCGTCGAGACGCCCTTCGTCGAGTACACCGACGCGCTCGGCAAATTCCTGCCGGACCAGGACCGACCGAACGAGGGCGTCTTCTCCTTCCAGGACGATGACGAGCAGTGGCTCTCGCTGCGCTACGACCTGACGGCGCCGCTCGCCCGCTATGTCGCCGAGAATTTCGACGCGCTGCCCAAGCCTTATCGCAGCTATCGCGTCGGCTACGTCTTCCGCAACGAGAAGCCGGGCCCGGGCCGCTTCCGCCAGTTCATGCAGTTCGACGCCGACATCGTCGGTAGTGCCACGGTCGCCGGCGATGCCGAGATCTGCATGCTCGCCGCCGACACGATGGAGAAGCTCGGCATCAAGCGCGGCGACTATGTCGTCAAGGTCAACAACCGCAAGGTGCTCGACGGGGTGATGGACGCCGCCGGCATCGAGCAAGGCACGCGCCTGACGGTGCTGCGCGCGATCGACAAGGCCGACAAGTTCTCGCTCGACGAAATCCGCAAGCTCCTACGCGACGGCCGCAAGGACGAGAGTGGTGACTTCACCAAAGGCGCGGGCCTGTCCGAGGGGCAGGCCGAGACGATCCTGCGCTATCTCGCCGTCGGCCAGCGCCTCGCCGATCTCGGCAAGTCGACCGCCTCCGACAGCGCCAAGTCCGCCGAGCTATCCGCGGAGGCCGTTGCGGAACTGCGCAAGCTGGTCGAGGGCGCTGAGAACGGCAAGGCGGGTATCGAAGAGCTCGAACAGATCAGGGAACTCGTCACCGCTGCGGGCTATCTCGGCCGGGTCATCATCGATCCCTCGATCGTCCGCGGCCTCGAATACTATACCGGCCCGGTCTACGAGGTGGAGCTGACCTTCCCCGTGACCAATGAGGACGGGCAGGTCGTGCGCTTCGGCTCCGTCGCCGGCGGCGGGCGTTATGACGGCCTCGTCGGCCGCTTCCGGCCCGAGCCCGTGCCGGCGACCGGTTTCTCGATCGGCGTCTCCCGGCTCTATTCGGCGCTGAAGGCGGTGAAGTCGCCGATCGTCGATGCGAAGAATGAGCTGCCGCTCGTCGTCGTCACCGCGATGGACAACAAGTCGCCCGAGTTCATGCCGACCTATCAGGCTTTCGTCGCGCAACTGCGCCAGGCCAAGGATGGCGAGGGCAGGGCGCTCTGCCGCGCCGATCTCTATCTGGGCTCGTCGGGCTTCAACGCCCAGATGAAATATGCCGATCGGCGCGGGGCGGCCTGCGCTGTCATTCAAGGTTCTTCGGAACGGGACGCCGGCACGGTGGTGATCAAAGACCTGATCCTCGGCGCCGAGCTCGCTGCAGCCGGCCGCGACGTCAAGGACTCGGCCGAGCACAAGGAACGGCAGGCTCAGGCGCAGTTCTCCGTGCCGGCGGACGAGCTGGTCGCGGGGGTGAGAAGGGTCATAGCGCGTCATGCTCGGGCTTGACCCGAGCATCTCAGGACGAGAAGGCTCCCATTCCACGCCAACTGCCGTGGGGAGAGCCGATGCACCAGCCCTCGTTCGTCGACATCATGACGAACAAGCCGCGCGGCACATTGTACATCGGTGTAACAGCGGAGCTTGCTCGTCGCGTGTCGGAGCATCGGCTGCTCCAAGGGCGCAGCTTCACCGCTCGATATAACCTCGACAGGCTGGTCTGGTACGAGCCGCACCACGCGATCGAGCTGGCTATCCAACGTGAGACGAGCCTGAAGCGCTATGGACGAGCCTGGAAGATCGAGCTGATTGAGAAAGACAATCCTGATTGGAACGATCTGTTCGAGAATATTCTTTGATCGGCATGCCTTTCACCGCGCGTCGGGAGCTCTTTCCGGCCTAAGATTCTCGGGTCTGCGCTTCGCTCCGCCCGAGAATGACGAGGTGTCCAGATTCCCGTTCACCCAATTCCCTAAAAACCGTCGAAAATCGGCGGCGTCCCTGCTAGGACGACGCCGCAACAGGGTTTTTGTAAAGTGCCGGCCATGCGCTCAAAGCTCGAGACCGTGATCGCGCCGTTCGAGCGCGAGGGCTATCGGCGCGCCGAGCCGGCGATCCTGCAGCCCGTCGAACCCTTCCTCGACCTCTCGGGCGAGGATATCCGCCGCCGCATCTTCCTGACGCAGGACGATGACGGGCGCGAATGGTGCCTGCGGCCCGAATACACGATCCCTGTCGCGCTGGCCCATATCGCTGCCCATGCCAGTGAGCCAGCCTCCTACGCCTATGCCGGCCCGGTCTTCCGCATGCGTGGCGCGAACGAGCCGAGCGAATTCGCCCAGGCCGGCCTCGAATCCTTCGGCCGCACCGACTTTGCCGCGGCCGATGCCGAGATCATGGCGCTCACGGTCGAGGCCGCCGCGGCGCTCGGCCTGACCCGGCCGCGTCTGCTGATGGGCGATGTCGCGCTGCTCACCGCGCTGCTCGACCGACTCGGCGTGCCGCAGGCCGCCCGTCGCCGGCTGATGCGTGCCGTCGCGCAGGGCAAGGGCGCCGACGCCGTCGCCACGCTCGAGCCGCCTGTGAACGAGGTCGAGCACGCCCATGCCGGCCTGCTCAAGGCGCTGGAAGGGCAAGATCCCAAGGCGGCGCGTGCCTTCGTTCAGGACGTGCTCTCGATCGCCGGCATCTCGACCGTCGGCGGCCGCTCGGCCGGCGACATCGCCGAGCGCTTTCTGGCGCGGGCCGCCGAGCGCGACAATCCGGTCAACGGCGAGGCGAGCGGCGTGATCGCGCATGCGCTGGCGATCGGCGGCGATCCGGACGGCGCTTCCGCCGCCCTGCGCAAGCTCGCCGGCGAAGCTGGACTCGATCTGTCGGCCGCGCTCGACGCCTTCGACGAGCGCACCGGCTTCCTTGCCGCGCGCGGCGTCGATGTCGCCAGCATCTCGTTCTCGGCCGGCTTCGCCCGCAATCTCGACTACTACACCGGCTTCATCTTCGAGCTGCACGACCCGGCCCGGCCGGACCTCAAGCCGATCGCCGGCGGCGGCCGCTATGACGGCGTGCTCCAGCGTCTCGGTGCGCCTGCGCCGGTGCCGGCTGTCGGCGCCTCGCTCTGGCTCGATCGTCTCGCGGGAGGCAAGGCATGAGCGGGGCGGAGAAGATGACGCAAGACCCGATCAACAACGCGCCTTTGGTCCTTGCAGTGCCCTCCAAGGGCCGGCTGCAGGAGAACGCCACCGCATTCTTCGGCCGCGCCGGCCTCTCGTTTGTGCAGGCGCGCGGCCAGCGCGAATATCGCGGCCAGATCGCCGGGCTCGGCGGGGCCGAGGTCGCCTATCTCTCGGCCTCCGAGATCGTCGCGCAGCTCTCTTCCGGCGCCGCCCATCTCGGCATCACCGGCGAGGATCTGGTGCGCGAGCAGGTCGCCGATGCCGATGCCAGCATGGTGCTGCTGGCGCCGCTCGGCTTCGGCCAGGCCAATGTCGTCGTCGCCGTGCCGCAGGCCTGGATCGATGTGCGCACCATGGCCGACCTCGACGACGTCGCCGCGACCATGCGGGCCCGCACCGGCCGCAAGCTGCGCGTCGCGACCAAATACGTGAACCTGACCCGCCGCTTCTTCGCCGGCCACGGTCTTGCCGACTACCGCATCGTCGAGAGCCTCGGCGCGACCGAGGGCGCCCCGGCTGCCGGTACGGCCGAGATCGTCGTCGACATCACCACCACCGGCGCGACTCTCTCCGCGAACGCGTTGAAGGTGCTGGACGACGGCGTGATCCTGGCCTCGGAGGCCAATCTCGTGGCGTCCGTGCGCGCACCCTGGGGCAAGCAGGCGCGGGACGCTGCCGGCGCCATCCTGTCGCGCATCGCGGCGGAGGAGGAGGCGCGTTCGCTGCGCGAGGTCCGCGCTGTGCTCAACGCCGTCTCGCCGCAGCGGCTCGGCGAGATCGCGCACCGGCTCGGCGCGCGCCTGCCCTTCGGCACGGCCGGCGGCGACGGCGTCGTCACCTTGCACTGCCCGCGCAAGGCGGTGTTCCCGCTGGTCGAGGAACTGAGCAAGGCCGGCGCCGACGACATCACCGTACGGGCGCTCGACTATGTCTTCCGCCGCTCCAACCCGCTGATCGAGCGGCTGCTGGCGCGGATCTGACCCGCCGGATTCCCGACGCAATGTCCGGGTAATTCAGCCGGGCGAGGCGATTTCGGTGCAAGTCGTACCAAAAGCGGTGCGATCGAGACTTGCGCTCGCCACCACGATCGGTGCAGTGG
This genomic interval from Bosea sp. 29B contains the following:
- a CDS encoding FAD-binding protein, with translation MMLHTPTTEAQACAVVASIVEARVPLAIRGGGTRSGLGRPDNAVSTISSAELTGITLYEPSEMVIGARAGTPLKLIEETLASRGQMLPFEPMDHRALFGTEGEPTIGAIAAGNISGPRRINAGAARDSLIGIKLINGRGELVKSGGRVMKNVTGLDLVKLVCGSFGTLGFLTEVTFRVLPRPERIVTLIWEDLADEAAVALLSGALGSPFEPMAAAHLPAGLGAEHARTLLRLENFSASISYRAAELARLLKGFGRPQLVEGRASDALWRDVRDAAFFAGTREAVWRLSLAPTNGPKATAAIARMVPSARWFYDWGGGLIWLAVPADGDAGAAAIRTGLKPLGGHATLVRAPDAVRAAVPVFEPLSEPLMRVTAGIKKSFDPEGVFEPGRMYAGI
- a CDS encoding FAD-linked oxidase C-terminal domain-containing protein — protein: MSAIAFPVPDAGILARRDAILAGLSQLVAPDALITSEDERRPYETDALTAYRRMPLAVVLPSTTQEVAAVLRYCSEAGVPVVPRGAGTSLAGGAIPQEDAVVIGVSKMNRILEIDYANRVAKVQAGVTNLAVTGAVSADGFFYAPDPSSQLACSIGGNIGMNSGGAHCLKYGVTTNNVLGVTLVMLDGSIVEIGGAHLDAPSYDLLGLIVGSEGQLGIVTEATVRILRQAEGARPVLFGFPTSVEAGAAVAAIIGAGIIPVAMEFMDKPAIEICEAFAHAGYPMDCGALLIIEVEGSEAEMDAQLARIVAIAREHGVGTVKESKSAMETAAIWKGRKSAFGATGRIADYICMDGTIPTGQLPFVLERMDEIIKGYGLRVANVFHAGDGNLHPLILYNCNDPVEAQKAEDAGNDILRLCVEVGGCLTGEHGVGIEKRDLMTVQFNEVDLHQQQRVRAVFDPRWLMNPAKVFPLEGRIAA
- a CDS encoding LysR family transcriptional regulator; this translates as MDRFGDLDVFAHVVTAKSMSAAARELNLSPAVISKRIRRLEDRLGVRLLQRTTRQLSLTEAGQGFYERVVSILGSIEEAEAWVASGAGQARGTLRVSAPTSFGRMHVAPHLKPFLDGNPAVNVELILSDAFVDIVADGFDLAIRIADLRDSSLVAKRLAPNHRVLCATPGYLSAHGTPGTIEDLSRHTLIAHNADQWRLDGPEGQVTVKINGQLRTNSSEVVREALLAGVGIALRSTWDVGPELKSGALARVLPAYSVGKRVAVYAVYPSRRHMEHKVRAFVDYLAELYGATPYWDEGLAL
- the hisS gene encoding histidine--tRNA ligase, which encodes MSADKSAPAKLKARQPRGFVDRGPADVAATERMLAVIRESFSLYGFDPVETPFVEYTDALGKFLPDQDRPNEGVFSFQDDDEQWLSLRYDLTAPLARYVAENFDALPKPYRSYRVGYVFRNEKPGPGRFRQFMQFDADIVGSATVAGDAEICMLAADTMEKLGIKRGDYVVKVNNRKVLDGVMDAAGIEQGTRLTVLRAIDKADKFSLDEIRKLLRDGRKDESGDFTKGAGLSEGQAETILRYLAVGQRLADLGKSTASDSAKSAELSAEAVAELRKLVEGAENGKAGIEELEQIRELVTAAGYLGRVIIDPSIVRGLEYYTGPVYEVELTFPVTNEDGQVVRFGSVAGGGRYDGLVGRFRPEPVPATGFSIGVSRLYSALKAVKSPIVDAKNELPLVVVTAMDNKSPEFMPTYQAFVAQLRQAKDGEGRALCRADLYLGSSGFNAQMKYADRRGAACAVIQGSSERDAGTVVIKDLILGAELAAAGRDVKDSAEHKERQAQAQFSVPADELVAGVRRVIARHARA
- a CDS encoding GIY-YIG nuclease family protein codes for the protein MHQPSFVDIMTNKPRGTLYIGVTAELARRVSEHRLLQGRSFTARYNLDRLVWYEPHHAIELAIQRETSLKRYGRAWKIELIEKDNPDWNDLFENIL
- a CDS encoding ATP phosphoribosyltransferase regulatory subunit, whose product is MRSKLETVIAPFEREGYRRAEPAILQPVEPFLDLSGEDIRRRIFLTQDDDGREWCLRPEYTIPVALAHIAAHASEPASYAYAGPVFRMRGANEPSEFAQAGLESFGRTDFAAADAEIMALTVEAAAALGLTRPRLLMGDVALLTALLDRLGVPQAARRRLMRAVAQGKGADAVATLEPPVNEVEHAHAGLLKALEGQDPKAARAFVQDVLSIAGISTVGGRSAGDIAERFLARAAERDNPVNGEASGVIAHALAIGGDPDGASAALRKLAGEAGLDLSAALDAFDERTGFLAARGVDVASISFSAGFARNLDYYTGFIFELHDPARPDLKPIAGGGRYDGVLQRLGAPAPVPAVGASLWLDRLAGGKA
- the hisG gene encoding ATP phosphoribosyltransferase, which encodes MSGAEKMTQDPINNAPLVLAVPSKGRLQENATAFFGRAGLSFVQARGQREYRGQIAGLGGAEVAYLSASEIVAQLSSGAAHLGITGEDLVREQVADADASMVLLAPLGFGQANVVVAVPQAWIDVRTMADLDDVAATMRARTGRKLRVATKYVNLTRRFFAGHGLADYRIVESLGATEGAPAAGTAEIVVDITTTGATLSANALKVLDDGVILASEANLVASVRAPWGKQARDAAGAILSRIAAEEEARSLREVRAVLNAVSPQRLGEIAHRLGARLPFGTAGGDGVVTLHCPRKAVFPLVEELSKAGADDITVRALDYVFRRSNPLIERLLARI